A stretch of Methanococcus voltae PS DNA encodes these proteins:
- a CDS encoding DUF2341 domain-containing protein, whose product MYLSHSTTTLVLLIMLFGVISFTMLDTYKNSALEEASANTLGLKADSLEIMVSNSIPKVFNKVLNDAEFQVINSHNSGSDSPFFDNTDSVLNYLDSRTETEVHNNLESVKTAYEDSGYDLDYNFEVTNISMVNGFTFNLEYTLDYNLSKSGALRSKSYEDSKNVTVKTIISAYHYVMSDKKDSLYIKNPNAQDLENFPVFIVLNNSNYNFDKNNNGEGLDFYHNGVKLNYWVEYWNSSSLRPKAFVWLKMNLSANSVQQVDIHYEGTGISDGKNVFTMFDDFESSDDTIFKKYIFEDNDEWDYDTSTSPFSNPLYNNNMTYSLADYQPPRMITYDTLNSVTTDNIYHPTQGRPYIAEVDLKGKEDGYSSPQMLMGFYGDYNGAYELGYYTAELGGSRDYIYYFTTNNFYGDIPLNEDYLIIGEYYEQYYYSYLADSYILHNDKDWIGVDSGYSPSSDRWYRLKVVLDHVMGDTRVQVATLDDYIYYNNKIYHNYWRYGTYRPRDSYFILGSSNGDNLNNPELYYDNFRVRKYAQFDPYVSGSTLGNNLIYISPPTSSDKYEIGGSNAVFVENPTSPSIVDMLTGLNNSNWGYGITVSSYL is encoded by the coding sequence ATGTATCTTTCCCACTCTACAACAACTCTAGTACTTTTGATAATGCTATTCGGCGTTATTTCGTTTACAATGTTGGATACGTATAAAAATAGTGCTTTAGAGGAAGCTAGTGCCAATACTTTGGGTCTTAAGGCGGATTCTTTAGAAATAATGGTTTCTAATTCAATACCCAAGGTTTTTAACAAAGTCTTAAATGATGCAGAATTCCAGGTTATAAATAGCCATAATTCGGGTAGTGACAGCCCATTTTTTGATAATACGGATAGTGTGTTAAATTATCTGGATAGTCGTACAGAAACCGAGGTTCATAATAATTTAGAATCCGTAAAAACTGCTTATGAGGATTCAGGTTATGATTTAGATTATAATTTTGAAGTAACAAATATTTCAATGGTGAATGGATTTACATTCAATTTAGAATATACCTTAGATTACAATTTATCAAAATCTGGGGCTTTGAGAAGTAAATCTTACGAAGATTCAAAAAATGTAACTGTTAAGACAATAATTAGCGCTTATCATTATGTAATGAGTGATAAAAAAGACTCTTTGTATATTAAAAATCCAAATGCTCAGGATTTAGAGAATTTCCCAGTATTTATCGTATTAAATAACTCTAATTATAACTTTGATAAGAATAATAATGGTGAAGGGTTAGACTTTTATCATAATGGTGTAAAATTAAATTACTGGGTTGAATATTGGAATTCATCATCACTAAGACCTAAGGCGTTTGTATGGTTAAAAATGAATTTAAGTGCGAATTCTGTTCAACAGGTGGACATTCATTACGAAGGTACTGGAATATCTGATGGTAAAAATGTTTTTACCATGTTTGATGATTTTGAAAGTAGTGACGATACAATATTTAAAAAATATATATTTGAAGATAATGACGAGTGGGATTACGATACTAGCACAAGTCCATTTTCCAATCCATTATACAATAACAATATGACATATTCACTTGCAGATTACCAGCCTCCGCGGATGATTACTTATGATACGCTAAATTCAGTTACAACTGATAATATATATCATCCAACACAGGGAAGACCCTATATTGCAGAAGTGGATTTAAAAGGTAAAGAGGATGGTTATTCGTCACCGCAAATGTTAATGGGTTTTTATGGAGATTATAATGGTGCTTACGAATTAGGTTATTATACTGCCGAATTAGGCGGCTCTCGTGATTACATATACTACTTTACCACCAATAATTTCTATGGAGATATACCATTGAATGAAGATTATTTAATTATTGGGGAGTATTATGAACAATACTACTATAGTTATCTTGCAGATAGTTATATTTTACACAATGATAAAGACTGGATAGGTGTCGATTCAGGATATAGTCCTTCTAGTGACAGGTGGTATCGACTTAAAGTGGTATTGGATCACGTTATGGGCGATACGAGGGTACAAGTGGCTACGTTAGATGATTACATTTATTACAATAATAAAATATATCATAATTATTGGCGATATGGAACATATCGGCCTAGAGATTCTTATTTCATATTGGGAAGTTCAAACGGAGATAACTTAAATAACCCTGAACTTTACTACGATAACTTTAGAGTAAGGAAATATGCACAATTTGACCCCTATGTTTCAGGAAGTACACTAGGAAATAACTTAATTTATATTTCGCCACCAACTTCTTCGGATAAATATGAAATAGGCGGTTCAAATGCAGTATTTGTGGAAAATCCAACAAGTCCTTCAATAGTAGATATGTTAACGGGTTTAAATAATTCAAATTGGGGTTATGGAATTACAGTATCTTCTTATTTATAA
- a CDS encoding dihydroneopterin aldolase family protein codes for MDNLNEKRLEQDDIFDSYFKNLTEKERAVFEGGISMGALFHQFVGTPISMNSKGCLEEAIKSAMENQPFIKKALININLEIAENDYVSLTGEMLDVTLIVGKEKEYKIRLNYIPELNYPLMYVED; via the coding sequence ATGGATAATTTAAACGAAAAAAGATTAGAACAGGATGATATATTCGATAGTTACTTTAAAAATTTAACTGAAAAAGAAAGGGCAGTATTTGAAGGCGGTATTTCCATGGGTGCTTTATTCCACCAATTTGTAGGGACTCCAATAAGCATGAATTCAAAGGGGTGTTTAGAAGAGGCTATAAAGAGCGCTATGGAAAACCAACCTTTCATAAAAAAGGCTCTTATAAACATAAACTTAGAAATTGCAGAAAATGATTACGTATCACTAACTGGTGAAATGTTAGATGTTACACTAATTGTGGGAAAAGAAAAAGAATACAAAATAAGATTAAACTACATACCTGAATTAAATTATCCGTTAATGTATGTCGAAGATTAA